From Hyphomicrobiales bacterium:
CCGATCGGCGGATTCCAGCAGCGCGAGATCTGCGCGCGCAGCGCATCGAGCTCCGACTGCGTCATGCGCGCATTGTCATTGCCCGTACGGCTGCCGAGCGAGGCCGGCCGCGCATTGCCCTGGTTGCCACCACCCGACGGCGTCGTCTTGTTCAACAGCGCAGAGATCTTGTCCGGGTTGAAGTCCTTCTTCTCGGTATTGGCCGTTTCCTGCCGGTCCTTGCGGTCGTCGGCCTTGGCAACCTTGGTCGGACGCGGCGGCGTCGGCTTCGAGCGCGGAATGGCTGATGGCGGCAGCGGCTCGGCAACCTCGGCAGCGGCCTCGGCAGGCGCCGGTTCGGGTTCCGGCGTCGGCGTGGGCTCAGGCTCCGCCTGCGGCACCGGTTCGGGTGCCGGCGGTTCGGGCGCGGCCTCGCGCACCGGTTCGGGTTCCGGTTCCGGCTCTGTCGCCGGCGGCGGTTCGGCAGTCGCCGGCTGCTGCGAAGGCGTCGGTTCAGGTGCCGGCGGCTCCGGCGACGGCTCGTCGGTCGGACCGACCGGTTCCGGCGTTGCGTCCGGCTCGGGCGGCGTCTCGACACGCGCCTCCGACGGCTGTTCCTTTGGCTCGGCGGTCTTGATGCCGCGCTGAAGGTCGGTGATTTCGGCGATCGTCACGAGATCGACGGGCAAGGCATCGACCGGCGGCACCGCAAACGGATCCGCCTGCGGCAGGGCCACCAGACCCCACAACAGCACCACCGTATGGCCGACGGTCGATACGACGAGCCCGACGCGCATGATCAGCCGCCCTGCTCTTCCAGCGTAACCAGCCCGATCCGCTTGAATCCTGCCGCGCTGATCCGGCCCATCACCTTCATGATGGTGCCGTAGTCGGCATCCTGATCGCCGCGCACATAGATGCGCTCTTCATAGCCGTTCTGCGCGATCGCCATCAGCTTGGCGACCACCTCGTCAGCCTCGATCGGCGTTTCCTGCATGAAGATCTCGCCGCTGCCCTTGATCGAGATGGTGATCGGCTCGGTG
This genomic window contains:
- a CDS encoding cell envelope biogenesis protein TolA — its product is MRVGLVVSTVGHTVVLLWGLVALPQADPFAVPPVDALPVDLVTIAEITDLQRGIKTAEPKEQPSEARVETPPEPDATPEPVGPTDEPSPEPPAPEPTPSQQPATAEPPPATEPEPEPEPVREAAPEPPAPEPVPQAEPEPTPTPEPEPAPAEAAAEVAEPLPPSAIPRSKPTPPRPTKVAKADDRKDRQETANTEKKDFNPDKISALLNKTTPSGGGNQGNARPASLGSRTGNDNARMTQSELDALRAQISRCWNPPIGATSAEGLKVQLKVFLNRDGSVANPPKVLNSGSDPFFRAAADSARRAVLRCQPYQMPVEKFDAWNEINITFDPRELFGG
- the tolR gene encoding protein TolR, coding for MGAGLQSSGGSGGRRRGRRRRSAPMSEINVTPLVDVMLVLLIIFMVAAPLLTVGVPIDLPETRAKPMEGDTEPITISIKGSGEIFMQETPIEADEVVAKLMAIAQNGYEERIYVRGDQDADYGTIMKVMGRISAAGFKRIGLVTLEEQGG